A genomic window from Gossypium hirsutum isolate 1008001.06 chromosome D12, Gossypium_hirsutum_v2.1, whole genome shotgun sequence includes:
- the LOC121224660 gene encoding LEAF RUST 10 DISEASE-RESISTANCEUS RECEPTOR-LIKE PROTEIN KINASE-like 1.2 isoform X3, with product MMPPPWFISILTMILSLAPKSMSANDENASSCSARIHCGDIQDIGYPFWGLDRPESCGYPGFRLNCNDGNPEITIMSATYRVLHINTSSQLLQVGRMDYTESICPTYLLNSSFNSTPFAYNRESTLDIWLFYGCQPLTDVQNNSTSTQGISSQFECTINETNIIGYYLTRNVSETSFDTVIRNTLGSCNYSVSIPVMSSEVPSLEEIGNSDILEEALSLGFELRWSANDSMCKSCEDSGGQCGHDLITTEFTCYCSDGSYPRDCRLTPQGEKKDVGLRVGLGIAGAVIAGILIGIGILCFKRRQPAAGVKNKYLPTPPSSAGPSTTSTTHLSQTIPSYPTSNYDIEKESTYFGTHVFSYQELEEATDNFNPAKQLGEGGFGTVYYGMLNDRREVAVKRLYKTNFKRVDQYMNEIEIFPRIRHPNLVTLYGCTSKRSTELLLVYEYIPNGTVADHLYGKLSNSGFLTWPIRLSIAVETANALAHLHASDIIHRDVKTANILLDNSFKVKVADFGLSRLFPNGVTHVSTAPQGTPGYVDPEYFQCYQLSEKSDVYSYGVVLFELISAKPAVDTSRHRDDINLANMGMNRIRNHALHELVDPSLRFENDYATKKMVTAIAELASRCLQQERNMRPSMEQVLQTLIGIQGEQIGLQKAEKENVRCRRQEIS from the exons ATGATGCCTCCCCCTTGGTTCATCTCGATCTTAACCATGATCCTGAGTCTTGCCCCGAAATCTATGTCAGCCAATGATGAGAATGCTTCAAGCTGTAGTGCACGAATCCATTGTGGAGACATTCAGGACATTGGTTATCCTTTCTGGGGATTGGATCGACCAGAAAGTTGTGGCTACCCTGGTTTTAGGCTGAACTGCAATGACGGTAACCCAGAGATCACAATCATGTCAGCCACATATCGAGTCCTCCATATAAATACATCTTCACAACTCCTCCAAGTAGGTAGGATGGATTACACCGAAAGTATATGTCCCACGTATCTCCTCAACTCCAGTTTTAATTCAACCCCCTTTGCATACAACAGGGAGAGTACCCTGGATATATGGCTGTTTTACGGTTGTCAGCCTCTGACAGATGTACAAAATAACTCTACATCGACTCAGGGGATTTCTAGTCAATTTGAGTGCACAATAAACGAAACAAATATCATAGGTTATTATTTGACGAGAAATGTCAGTGAAACGTCCTTTGACACCGTCATACGCAATACCTTGGGATCTTGCAATTACAGTGTGAGTATCCCAGTAATGAGTTCAGAGGTTCCATCATTGGAGGAGATTGGAAATTCAGATATTTTAGAAGAAGCGCTTAGCCTTGGTTTTGAGCTGCGTTGGTCTGCAAACGATTCCATGTGTAAGTCATGCGAAGACTCTGGTGGGCAGTGTGGGCACGATCTCATCACAACCGAATTTACATGTTACTGTTCAGATGGATCTTATCCCCGCGATTGTCGTCTAACGCCGCAAG GTGAAAAGAAGGATGTGGGCCTCAGAGTAG GCCTTGGGATAGCTGGTGCAGTTATAGCTGGTATACTTATTGGAATCGGGATTTTATGCTTCAAACGAAGACAACCAGCAGCCGGTGTTAAGAACAAGTACCTTCCAACACCTCCCTCAAGTGCAGGACCCTCCACTACTTCTACTACTCATCTGTCTCAAACCATCCCTTCATATCCCACCTCAAATTATGACATCGAAAAAGAGAGCACTTACTTTGGAACTCACGTCTTTAGTTATCAAGAACTTGAGGAAGCCACTGATAATTTCAATCCTGCTAAACAACTTGGAGAAGGAGGCTTTGGCACTGTTTATTATG GTATGCTTAATGATAGGCGTGAAGTTGCGGTTAAACGCCTATACAAGACCAATTTCAAGCGTGTTGATCAGTACATGAATGAAATCGAGATCTTCCCTCGAATACGCCACCCGAACCTTGTCACACTCTACGGATGTACGTCGAAACGTAGCACAGAACTTCTCCTTGTTTACGAGTACATTCCTAATGGAACTGTGGCTGATCATTTATATGGGAAGCTATCAAACAGCGGTTTCCTTACTTGGCCTATTAGGCTGAGCATTGCAGTAGAGACAGCGAATGCACTAGCTCACCTCCATGCATCGGATATCATACATCGCGATGTTAAGACGGCTAACATTCTCCTAGACAATAGTTTCAAAGTAAAAGTAGCTGATTTCGGTCTTTCACGATTGTTTCCTAATGGTGTTACTCATGTCTCAACTGCTCCACAAGGCACACCCGGTTACGTTGACCCTGAGTATTTCCAGTGCTACCAGCTCAGTGAGAAGAGTGATGTTTATAGTTACGGAGTGGTCTTGTTTGAGCTTATATCCGCAAAACCGGCAGTGGACACCAGTAGGCACCGAGATGATATTAATTTGGCTAACATGGGTATGAACAGAATCAGGAACCATGCATTGCATGAATTGGTTGATCCATCTCTTCGATTCGAGAACGATTACGCGACGAAAAAAATGGTAACGGCAATTGCGGAACTGGCTTCACGGTGTTTACAACAAGAGAGGAATATGAGACCTTCCATGGAACAAGTGTTGCAGACATTGATAGGAATTCAGGGTGAGCAGATAGGATTGCAGAAAGCGGAGAAAGAGAATGTAAGATGTAGGCGTCAGGAAATTAGCTGA
- the LOC121224660 gene encoding LEAF RUST 10 DISEASE-RESISTANCEUS RECEPTOR-LIKE PROTEIN KINASE-like 1.2 isoform X1, giving the protein MMPPPWFISILTMILSLAPKSMSANDENASSCSARIHCGDIQDIGYPFWGLDRPESCGYPGFRLNCNDGNPEITIMSATYRVLHINTSSQLLQVGRMDYTESICPTYLLNSSFNSTPFAYNRESTLDIWLFYGCQPLTDVQNNSTSTQGISSQFECTINETNIIGYYLTRNVSETSFDTVIRNTLGSCNYSVSIPVMSSEVPSLEEIGNSDILEEALSLGFELRWSANDSMCKSCEDSGGQCGHDLITTEFTCYCSDGSYPRDCRLTPQGEKKDVGLRVGIIWLPLSPSVVSANVFSEKLNFLFALSSSLGLGIAGAVIAGILIGIGILCFKRRQPAAGVKNKYLPTPPSSAGPSTTSTTHLSQTIPSYPTSNYDIEKESTYFGTHVFSYQELEEATDNFNPAKQLGEGGFGTVYYGMLNDRREVAVKRLYKTNFKRVDQYMNEIEIFPRIRHPNLVTLYGCTSKRSTELLLVYEYIPNGTVADHLYGKLSNSGFLTWPIRLSIAVETANALAHLHASDIIHRDVKTANILLDNSFKVKVADFGLSRLFPNGVTHVSTAPQGTPGYVDPEYFQCYQLSEKSDVYSYGVVLFELISAKPAVDTSRHRDDINLANMGMNRIRNHALHELVDPSLRFENDYATKKMVTAIAELASRCLQQERNMRPSMEQVLQTLIGIQGEQIGLQKAEKENVRCRRQEIS; this is encoded by the exons ATGATGCCTCCCCCTTGGTTCATCTCGATCTTAACCATGATCCTGAGTCTTGCCCCGAAATCTATGTCAGCCAATGATGAGAATGCTTCAAGCTGTAGTGCACGAATCCATTGTGGAGACATTCAGGACATTGGTTATCCTTTCTGGGGATTGGATCGACCAGAAAGTTGTGGCTACCCTGGTTTTAGGCTGAACTGCAATGACGGTAACCCAGAGATCACAATCATGTCAGCCACATATCGAGTCCTCCATATAAATACATCTTCACAACTCCTCCAAGTAGGTAGGATGGATTACACCGAAAGTATATGTCCCACGTATCTCCTCAACTCCAGTTTTAATTCAACCCCCTTTGCATACAACAGGGAGAGTACCCTGGATATATGGCTGTTTTACGGTTGTCAGCCTCTGACAGATGTACAAAATAACTCTACATCGACTCAGGGGATTTCTAGTCAATTTGAGTGCACAATAAACGAAACAAATATCATAGGTTATTATTTGACGAGAAATGTCAGTGAAACGTCCTTTGACACCGTCATACGCAATACCTTGGGATCTTGCAATTACAGTGTGAGTATCCCAGTAATGAGTTCAGAGGTTCCATCATTGGAGGAGATTGGAAATTCAGATATTTTAGAAGAAGCGCTTAGCCTTGGTTTTGAGCTGCGTTGGTCTGCAAACGATTCCATGTGTAAGTCATGCGAAGACTCTGGTGGGCAGTGTGGGCACGATCTCATCACAACCGAATTTACATGTTACTGTTCAGATGGATCTTATCCCCGCGATTGTCGTCTAACGCCGCAAG GTGAAAAGAAGGATGTGGGCCTCAGAGTAGGTATTATTTGGTTACCATTATCACCAAGTGTTGTTTCCGCAAATGTTTTTAGTGAAAAGTTGAACTTTCTCTTTGCTTTATCTTCTTCTTTAGGCCTTGGGATAGCTGGTGCAGTTATAGCTGGTATACTTATTGGAATCGGGATTTTATGCTTCAAACGAAGACAACCAGCAGCCGGTGTTAAGAACAAGTACCTTCCAACACCTCCCTCAAGTGCAGGACCCTCCACTACTTCTACTACTCATCTGTCTCAAACCATCCCTTCATATCCCACCTCAAATTATGACATCGAAAAAGAGAGCACTTACTTTGGAACTCACGTCTTTAGTTATCAAGAACTTGAGGAAGCCACTGATAATTTCAATCCTGCTAAACAACTTGGAGAAGGAGGCTTTGGCACTGTTTATTATG GTATGCTTAATGATAGGCGTGAAGTTGCGGTTAAACGCCTATACAAGACCAATTTCAAGCGTGTTGATCAGTACATGAATGAAATCGAGATCTTCCCTCGAATACGCCACCCGAACCTTGTCACACTCTACGGATGTACGTCGAAACGTAGCACAGAACTTCTCCTTGTTTACGAGTACATTCCTAATGGAACTGTGGCTGATCATTTATATGGGAAGCTATCAAACAGCGGTTTCCTTACTTGGCCTATTAGGCTGAGCATTGCAGTAGAGACAGCGAATGCACTAGCTCACCTCCATGCATCGGATATCATACATCGCGATGTTAAGACGGCTAACATTCTCCTAGACAATAGTTTCAAAGTAAAAGTAGCTGATTTCGGTCTTTCACGATTGTTTCCTAATGGTGTTACTCATGTCTCAACTGCTCCACAAGGCACACCCGGTTACGTTGACCCTGAGTATTTCCAGTGCTACCAGCTCAGTGAGAAGAGTGATGTTTATAGTTACGGAGTGGTCTTGTTTGAGCTTATATCCGCAAAACCGGCAGTGGACACCAGTAGGCACCGAGATGATATTAATTTGGCTAACATGGGTATGAACAGAATCAGGAACCATGCATTGCATGAATTGGTTGATCCATCTCTTCGATTCGAGAACGATTACGCGACGAAAAAAATGGTAACGGCAATTGCGGAACTGGCTTCACGGTGTTTACAACAAGAGAGGAATATGAGACCTTCCATGGAACAAGTGTTGCAGACATTGATAGGAATTCAGGGTGAGCAGATAGGATTGCAGAAAGCGGAGAAAGAGAATGTAAGATGTAGGCGTCAGGAAATTAGCTGA
- the LOC121224660 gene encoding LEAF RUST 10 DISEASE-RESISTANCEUS RECEPTOR-LIKE PROTEIN KINASE-like 1.2 isoform X2: MMPPPWFISILTMILSLAPKSMSANDENASSCSARIHCGDIQDIGYPFWGLDRPESCGYPGFRLNCNDGNPEITIMSATYRVLHINTSSQLLQVGRMDYTESICPTYLLNSSFNSTPFAYNRESTLDIWLFYGCQPLTDVQNNSTSTQGISSQFECTINETNIIGYYLTRNVSETSFDTVIRNTLGSCNYSVSIPVMSSEVPSLEEIGNSDILEEALSLGFELRWSANDSMCKSCEDSGGQCGHDLITTEFTCYCSDGSYPRDCRLTPQAGEKKDVGLRVGLGIAGAVIAGILIGIGILCFKRRQPAAGVKNKYLPTPPSSAGPSTTSTTHLSQTIPSYPTSNYDIEKESTYFGTHVFSYQELEEATDNFNPAKQLGEGGFGTVYYGMLNDRREVAVKRLYKTNFKRVDQYMNEIEIFPRIRHPNLVTLYGCTSKRSTELLLVYEYIPNGTVADHLYGKLSNSGFLTWPIRLSIAVETANALAHLHASDIIHRDVKTANILLDNSFKVKVADFGLSRLFPNGVTHVSTAPQGTPGYVDPEYFQCYQLSEKSDVYSYGVVLFELISAKPAVDTSRHRDDINLANMGMNRIRNHALHELVDPSLRFENDYATKKMVTAIAELASRCLQQERNMRPSMEQVLQTLIGIQGEQIGLQKAEKENVRCRRQEIS; this comes from the exons ATGATGCCTCCCCCTTGGTTCATCTCGATCTTAACCATGATCCTGAGTCTTGCCCCGAAATCTATGTCAGCCAATGATGAGAATGCTTCAAGCTGTAGTGCACGAATCCATTGTGGAGACATTCAGGACATTGGTTATCCTTTCTGGGGATTGGATCGACCAGAAAGTTGTGGCTACCCTGGTTTTAGGCTGAACTGCAATGACGGTAACCCAGAGATCACAATCATGTCAGCCACATATCGAGTCCTCCATATAAATACATCTTCACAACTCCTCCAAGTAGGTAGGATGGATTACACCGAAAGTATATGTCCCACGTATCTCCTCAACTCCAGTTTTAATTCAACCCCCTTTGCATACAACAGGGAGAGTACCCTGGATATATGGCTGTTTTACGGTTGTCAGCCTCTGACAGATGTACAAAATAACTCTACATCGACTCAGGGGATTTCTAGTCAATTTGAGTGCACAATAAACGAAACAAATATCATAGGTTATTATTTGACGAGAAATGTCAGTGAAACGTCCTTTGACACCGTCATACGCAATACCTTGGGATCTTGCAATTACAGTGTGAGTATCCCAGTAATGAGTTCAGAGGTTCCATCATTGGAGGAGATTGGAAATTCAGATATTTTAGAAGAAGCGCTTAGCCTTGGTTTTGAGCTGCGTTGGTCTGCAAACGATTCCATGTGTAAGTCATGCGAAGACTCTGGTGGGCAGTGTGGGCACGATCTCATCACAACCGAATTTACATGTTACTGTTCAGATGGATCTTATCCCCGCGATTGTCGTCTAACGCCGCAAG CAGGTGAAAAGAAGGATGTGGGCCTCAGAGTAG GCCTTGGGATAGCTGGTGCAGTTATAGCTGGTATACTTATTGGAATCGGGATTTTATGCTTCAAACGAAGACAACCAGCAGCCGGTGTTAAGAACAAGTACCTTCCAACACCTCCCTCAAGTGCAGGACCCTCCACTACTTCTACTACTCATCTGTCTCAAACCATCCCTTCATATCCCACCTCAAATTATGACATCGAAAAAGAGAGCACTTACTTTGGAACTCACGTCTTTAGTTATCAAGAACTTGAGGAAGCCACTGATAATTTCAATCCTGCTAAACAACTTGGAGAAGGAGGCTTTGGCACTGTTTATTATG GTATGCTTAATGATAGGCGTGAAGTTGCGGTTAAACGCCTATACAAGACCAATTTCAAGCGTGTTGATCAGTACATGAATGAAATCGAGATCTTCCCTCGAATACGCCACCCGAACCTTGTCACACTCTACGGATGTACGTCGAAACGTAGCACAGAACTTCTCCTTGTTTACGAGTACATTCCTAATGGAACTGTGGCTGATCATTTATATGGGAAGCTATCAAACAGCGGTTTCCTTACTTGGCCTATTAGGCTGAGCATTGCAGTAGAGACAGCGAATGCACTAGCTCACCTCCATGCATCGGATATCATACATCGCGATGTTAAGACGGCTAACATTCTCCTAGACAATAGTTTCAAAGTAAAAGTAGCTGATTTCGGTCTTTCACGATTGTTTCCTAATGGTGTTACTCATGTCTCAACTGCTCCACAAGGCACACCCGGTTACGTTGACCCTGAGTATTTCCAGTGCTACCAGCTCAGTGAGAAGAGTGATGTTTATAGTTACGGAGTGGTCTTGTTTGAGCTTATATCCGCAAAACCGGCAGTGGACACCAGTAGGCACCGAGATGATATTAATTTGGCTAACATGGGTATGAACAGAATCAGGAACCATGCATTGCATGAATTGGTTGATCCATCTCTTCGATTCGAGAACGATTACGCGACGAAAAAAATGGTAACGGCAATTGCGGAACTGGCTTCACGGTGTTTACAACAAGAGAGGAATATGAGACCTTCCATGGAACAAGTGTTGCAGACATTGATAGGAATTCAGGGTGAGCAGATAGGATTGCAGAAAGCGGAGAAAGAGAATGTAAGATGTAGGCGTCAGGAAATTAGCTGA